A section of the Eublepharis macularius isolate TG4126 chromosome 1, MPM_Emac_v1.0, whole genome shotgun sequence genome encodes:
- the LOC129334205 gene encoding uncharacterized protein LOC129334205: MRQPIPVEKRVAIAIWYLANANCYREVREQFGVGLSTVGEIVLEVCCAMELDLLRKTVCLGDEVTKIMDGFAHLGFPHCVGAIDSMHILIRAPRGRTDEYGNFKKHYSILLQGTVDHSGRFINAEVGWSGRTRGAFVFCNSTLCTAMDAGVFVPGNPTIEINGVQVPALMVADGAYPIRKWLMKPFGKNGDRRQQMFDHALCRARSVVECAFGRLKARWRCLTMRLPVFEENIATVITACVILHNICEEKGHGILVDLCDPAPPIPNNEEDYYRNDNCHKEEGKCVRNAVADFMLRHQPCP; this comes from the exons ATGAGGCAGCCAATTCCTGTTGAGAAGAGAGTTGCCATTGCCATCTGGTACCTTGCTAATGCCAACTGCTACAGGGAGGTTCGTGAGCAGTTTGGTGTTGGCCTCTCCACAGTAGGAGAGATAGTCCTTGAGGTTTGTTGTGCCATGGAGCTCGACCTCCTCCGGAAGACGGTGTGCCTGGGCGATGAGGTCACCAAG ATCATGGATGGTTTCGCACATCTAGGATTTCCACACTGTGTTGGGGCAATTGACAGCATGCACATCCTCATACGAGCACCAAGAGGGCGGACTGATGAGTATGGCAACTTCAAGAAACACTACTCCATACTGCTGCAGGGCACAGTCGACCACAGTGGACGATTTATCAATGCTGAGGTTGGCTGGAGTGGCAGGACCCGTGGTGCATTTGTATTCTGCAACTCTACCCTGTGCACAGCAATGGATGCTGGGGTCTTTGTTCCCGGAAACCCGACCATTGAGATCAATGGGGTGCAAGTGCCAGCACTGATGGTAGCGGATGGAGCTTACCCCATTCGCAAGTGGCTAATGAAGCCCTTTGGCAAAAATGGGGACAGGCGTCAGCAAATGTTTGACCATGCACTCTGCAGGGCTAGAAGCGTAGTAGAGTGTGCCTTTGGGCGGCTCAAGGCACGCTGGCGATGCCTGACAATGCGCCTCCCTGTCTTTGAGGAGAATATTGCCACTGTGATTACAGCATGTGTCATCCTGCACAATATATGTGAGGAGAAAGGACATGGCATTTTAGTGGACCTATGTGATCCTGCCCCCCCTATTCCCAACAATGAGGAAGACTACTACCGTAATGATAACTGTCATAAGGAGGAAGGGAAATGTGTCAGGAATGCTGTTGCTGATTTCATGCTTAGGCACCAACCTTGTCCATGA